The candidate division WOR-3 bacterium sequence AAAGAAGCGAGCTTCTTTTGGAGAAACTCTGCGGAGGGATTGTGCATAAACCAGAAAATCATCTCAGGGGATATTTTCTTCCCGGCCTTGGAGAGGGATTGATATTTGCTGAGGACGATGAAGCCGGAGAGCACCTTATGAAATACAGGATGTCTGTTGAAAAAAAGGCGGTTCTTCCCCGAGACAACGTCAAGGGTATTGATTGTCTCGCCAGCTACGGGTTTTCCAAGAAGAAAAGAGTTAAAAGAATGATCTACGGAAAGGAATTTCCGTGGCACCCGGAAATGGTCTGGAACAGAATAGGAGGAAACTTCGGATGAGAGACGGCATAAATATTGTTCTACCCCACTCGTTAGAAAGCAGAAGAGTTGAATTTGAGAATTATTTGGACAAAGCCTGCAAAAGATTGAGTGTTTTTGCTGAGCGTCATGGATGGGAAAGACATGTAAAAATTCCTTTTATGAAGGAAGTCAGAATTTTTGATGACAAAAAGATTTTCAATTCTCAACTATTGACTTTATCGGGTATGGAGACAGAAATTGAACTGCCGGACACGTATTGCGCGGCTCTTGAAAAAGAGATTCTGATTGCGGTTACACCGGAATATTACGCCGAAGCTTACCCCGAAGGTGTTGAAGAAGCGGGTTATGAAAAACTTTTAACTCATGAGATGGCGCACAGACTGCACATAAGAATATTAAACGGAGACGAAGATGCGATGGGTCCTGTCTGGTTTTTTGAAGGTTTTGCGATCTTTGCCGCCCAACAGCTTAAAGATGACTCTATGGTTTTGTCGAAAGACGACATAAAAAATATCGTCGAAAATCCCCAAAGAGGCAGTTACAAGTATTATTCTCGCGTAATGGAGGTTTTTTTGAAAAAATGCCCACTCCGAGAACTTGTTTTCAGGGCGGGTGAACCTGGTTTCAACAGGTGGGTTAAAGATAATCTAATCAGCCAGTTATAAAATAAATATTCTTTGTTTCGCCCAAGAGAATATGCAAAAAGGGCTGTCGTTGATTTGACAGCCCCGTTGCTTTGAAAACTTTATCTGATTATAAGCGCTTTTTCTGTGATTTCTATATCGCCTGAGTTTATCCTGACGAATAGAACTCCTTCGGAGGAGGGGGTTATGCTTATCGTGTTTTGTCCAGATAGGTTCTGATAGTTGTAGTCCCCGACCATTCTTCCGGTCGCGTCGAAAACTTTAACGCTCATGTCCTGTCCGGCGGTGAAACTGTATTTTATCGTAATGTCCCTCGAATTGCCGAGGACGGAAACAGTGCCGACTGATGTCGAGATTGCCGGTTCCTCGACTGAATTAGGCTGGACAACGACGGTTTTGACTGTGTTTGAATAATTTCCCCAGCCCCTTGTGTTGTGACCTCTGACTCGGAAATAATTTTCGCCGAGGGGTAGGGTCGAAGGCGTGTATGAAGTGTCGTATATGACGCTGTCGAGAACTTCAATCTGGCTGAAGCTGGCCACAGGCGATATGTCGTCAACATAAAAATTATCATGGAGGGTGTTGT is a genomic window containing:
- a CDS encoding immune inhibitor A — translated: YSADGIESGTSNWILTGFTQSTSKKHAGTYSLYSGSQDNIANTAQTKYPYIVQPNDTFSFWFWNYSENDYDVTIVEVSEDEREWIQLDTRYSGSQQTWTQKKYSLSQWEGKAVYFRFRTITDDNTLHDNFYVDDISPVASFSQIEVLDSVIYDTSYTPSTLPLGENYFRVRGHNTRGWGNYSNTVKTVVVQPNSVEEPAISTSVGTVSVLGNSRDITIKYSFTAGQDMSVKVFDATGRMVGDYNYQNLSGQNTISITPSSEGVLFVRINSGDIEITEKALIIR